ATTGTGAGTGATGGTGTAGTTACAGTTATTGTTATTTCAGCTATTCATAACGTTCAGTGGTGCACTTTCTTAATGGGGGCTGGTTAGTTCCCTCGTAGTTGCACATCCTGCCCACAACTGGCACTCGTGTTGATGTGCAGGCAGGAAGTTCCTCCCTCTGAAGCAATCATGGAGTGAGAAAGAGCTTGAGGGTTTGATGCTATTTTAAGAAGAGTTTCTCAGGCAGCTGAATTCGGTGAAAGATATCTTCTCtgaggtttttatttcagctaacCGTTTACCAGTTTAGGTGTTGGtagaacaatataaaaatgcagTACTTTACCAACAAGACAAACGCAACTCAAGAACAACTTGCTAAGAGAGATTAATGTAGATTTTCATCAACGTGAAAGCCAGCAGAGCATACAGGAGGTATATTTTGTCAAACAGGAAGCAGTTTGAGCTTCCATTATCAATGGATGAgagtgtaaaagaaaaaaaaaaagaaaaattgctcaTTACTGTAGAAAACTTGCTAATCCAGAGAGGCAGAATCTGCCCCACAGTAGAAGAGTGAAAATACAATGACTAATCAGACTCTGAAGAGAAACAGCATCTGTTGCTTTCCTGAAAAAGGTGTGATGTTGCTGATAACAGCAAGttttcttccccagccctgTTGACCCACGTGCGGTAATTCAGATTGGTTTGCTAGGAGATGGTCTTACTAGTACACCAGGTTGGTAGCAGagtggatgaaaaaaaaaatacaagagaaCTTTAGTTTCTCTGAGAAGGTCTAGGAGGGAATTCCATGTAAGCAAAGATCAAGAGCAAGTGAGAACAGGCTatgaagaacatgaaaaaaGGGGATGAGAAGTGAACTACAAAACACACAGGGAAAGGTGAGGTATTTAGAGCTATAAAGAGACACCTATCTACaatatttcaggagaaaatgcaTCTAACAGGTAACACTGGCTCTTAATAGTTGCAAAAATGTAATTCAGAAAAAGTTTAACATAATTTTATTCAGGGAGCAGGGGTTAAGGGAGAAGAGAATGAAACACATTCCAGAGAGGGGAGTTTCCCATGTCTGTGAACACGCATCTTCACATGTGTGAGCATTCAACAAGCGTTATAAACGTGTTTGTGTGCACGGGTGAGAGATGCAGTGTCTTAACACCAACCCTTCTGTGATTTCAGATGAAGATGTTTTGCTATTAAAGCAGTTTGGTCACAGTGGATTCCAACAGAAAACTGCACCGGGATACCATCACGGCAAGACACCTGCAGGCTCAAGTTCTGCTTGACATGGCCATGTTCTACTAGACCTGCCATGACGGCATTTTTTCCCAGTGTTCCCAACTGGATTCAAGATgcaaagcaggaggaggaagagacaggCTGGAAATTAGTCCCCAGACCAAGAGGTGAAGAGACCGAAAGTCAGGGAAAATGCCAATGTGAAATATCGGACACCTCCTTCACTAATGTGGACAAGCTGAGAACTCACACACTTTCTCATACTGAGCAGAGACCGTACAACTGCCCTCAGCTGCACTGTGGCAAAGCCTTTGCTTCTAAGTACAAGCTATATAGGTAGGTAACTGCTGAGCGCCTCTGCCGACCAGTGCTCCCCTAccagaagagaggggaaaaccCCTCCATCATgtttttttgcttgattttctGAGAAGGTGGAGGAGGGGAAATGCCCTTGTTACCTTGCAAAGCAGTTGAGTCCCAGACGTTACCATACTTGGCATCTCTTTAAGCACCTTCCAGAGAACCTCAGATAATGCTTTATCCTGAGCTcaagctgttttctgttttactaaGGAGGAAATTGAAGCAGAAAGTGAAGTtcacagattaaaaaacaaaatgaaaagcaagaataGCAGTCACATTTTGTAAGCCCTACCTCTAACTTTAATCACAGGAACATTTCTATGGCAGCTGTTGTTCTAGCATGAAGAAGTAGAGTTCCTATTTATGCactgaaatacagcagagaATAATTAAATGATATGATCACTAGGAACTTGAAACTAGATGAACCACAGTGTCAGGGAGAGTAAGATATCAAGGTGAAATCAGTCCACAGTGGCTGTCAACAGACATTGCCACAGTCTGATGCCTCCTGATGAAATGAAGCTGTCTCACCAGCAGACAAGCATTTCTTGTCACAAACTACCAAggttttctttgtcatttccCCCTTTGATAGCCTCAGCAGAGAGAATGGGAGCTGAGTAGATGACTGAAGTATACCTGTGCAGCGGTGATAAGTTCTAGGGAGGACGGGCACTGCTGAGACAGATTCTGTAACTGTTGCTTGATATGTTGTGCTTCTGTGCACATCGTTTAGTGGTGGTAAAATGCCATCTGGGGTTTTTGTGGTGTAAAGTGTAGAACACAAGGAAAATTTGGAAAAAGTAGCGTGTGTTCTCTTAGGGGTTGGACGCTAGTCTAAactttcctgcttttctcccaAAAGGCATATGGCCACTCACTCTGCTCAGAAGCCTCATCAGTGTATGTACTGCGAGAAGATGTTTCACCGGAAAGATCACCTTCGCAACCACCTCCAGACCCACGATCCCAACAAGGAGGCCCTCCACTGCCCTGAGTGTGGCAAGAACTACAACACGAAACTCGGCTTCAGGCGACATCTGGCCATGCACGCAGCTGCCAGCGGTGATCTCAGCTGCAAGGTGTGCCTCCAGACATTTGAAAGTACCCAAGTcctgctggagcacctcaaagctCATTCTAGGCGGGCTTCTGGTGGAGCGAAGGAAAAGAAGCATCCATGTGACCACTGTGACAGGCGCTTCTACACCCGGAAAGATGTGCGGAGACACTTGGTAGTGCACACGGGGCGGAAGGACTTCTTGTGCCAGTACTGTGCTCAGAGGTTTGGGCGGAAAGATCATCTGACCAGGCACATGAAGAAAAGCCACTCCCAGGAACTGCTGAAGATTAAGACAGAGCCAGTTGACATGCTGGGTCTCCTCAGCTGCAGCTCATCTGTCGCAGTGAAAGAAGAGCTGAGTCCCGTCCTGTGTATGGCATCCAGAGACATGATAGGTGGTAAGAGCTTCCCTGGCATGTTGCCTGTGGGCATGTACAGCACGCATCTCCAAACCATGCCAAGCTCAGGGATGCCCCATTCTTTGGTTCCTAATTCTCTTCCAATGGGAATGAGCTATCCTCTGGAGTCTTCTtctcccatctcctccccaccgCAACCTCCTCCAAAGTATCAGCTTGGATCTACCTCATATTTGCCTGAGAAACTACCCAAAGTAGAGGTGGACAGCTTTTTGTCAGACTTCCCTGGCAGCCTGTCTCTCTCATCTGGTGAGCCTCAGTCCTCTTCGCCTCAGCCACCCCCCCTGGATGAGGCTTTGCTTTCCAAGAGCCCTGCTAACCTTTCAGAGGCTCTCTGTGCTGCTAACATGGACTTTTCTCATCTTCTTGGCTTCCTCCCCCTAAATCTTCCTCCTTGCAATCCACCTGTGTCATCAGGGGGATTGGTCATGGGCTACTCACAGGGGGACACACAGCCACTGCTTACCACTTTGCAACATCAACCTCAAGAATCTCCTGGAGCTGGGGCCTCGCTGAACTTTGGGCCCCTTCATTCATTGCCCCCTGTCTTCACCTCCAGCTTGAGCACAACCACGCTGCCACGTTTCCACCAGGCATTTCAGTAAGCTGAAAATAGCACTGGAGAACAGATCTTTCAGTCACCCTTTTGCGGAGAGCCTTAAAAACGCACAACTCTTACTTCCCTTTGGGGTGTGAAAGCTTTGCAAAGCTGTTTCAGACAGGAGGTTTCTGATCTCTGGAGGGAGCACTTGTAGACTGGAACAGTAGATAGCCCCGTGCAAGTCCCAGTCCTGTACAGCGAAAAGATTTCAGCTAATAGACTGGATATATTTTATCtaatttttaatctgtgaaTCAGGAGCCGCGCTTAGCACTGACCTTCCCTGAGATCCTGGAGCTATGTTCCTCTTTGGGAAGGGACTGTCCCTAAGAAGGAGTTGAGACTCTTTCATCTTGGGCTAAACTTTTGAAGAGTCCAGCTTCCATTTCATGTTATCACACTGCAATTCTGGCAAAACAGCCGACACCTCCAcgtggagaaggaggagaagtcAGGATACCCGCCTTGTATGAAGCCAATGGGGAAGAGGCTGTCCTTCCCCACTACCTCTCATCCATCCCATCACCTAATACAGCTTACTCCACCGAATACAGCTTACTCCACATCAGTGTTAAGCAACAAGACCGTTTACATAGTGAATTCAGAGACATCACCTCATTCTTCTTTGCAGAGCCGTTAGGTTAAACTCATTACAGTGAACATTGTTTACACAACACAAATCTGTTTCCGCCATTACAAAAATAGGAGGCACCAGAACACACTGGTTTTATATCTGGTGCAGCTAGAACACTGTTTACACAACGAAGTCAGGTTGCACTGATTTCTCTTCACTTACCATGTTCTTCCCCCATGGGGAAATACACTGCTTTTTGGACCACTTCAGCCTCTgccactgcaggcagcagcttccCACGTTTTCTCTCTGGCTATCCACGTCTCAAGGGGATGGAGCAGCTCTCACAGCTTAGCTTGTTTTTGTGGTGTATGGATAGAACCTTTTTAAATATCTCCCACGGGCAAACAGATCGTGCATCTGTTCTGGAAACCAAAGCATGTGAAAAAGCTAGGTTAGGAGCTCGGCACCGGCAGCATTGAGTACTGTTGCACCAGGCATGGATGAGATCAGGCTGCAGGCCCCTGCTCCGTAGGTTCTCTTGAGATGAGGAACAGAGTATGAGTTTTTagttttaggggtttttttaccatAACAGTTCAGTGAGGTCAGTACCCTTTTGGCTTATCCGTGAAGCAGTCTCAAGAGATGTATTTTTCCTCACTCCTGGGGTGATAAAAT
The sequence above is a segment of the Gavia stellata isolate bGavSte3 chromosome 20, bGavSte3.hap2, whole genome shotgun sequence genome. Coding sequences within it:
- the PLAGL2 gene encoding zinc finger protein PLAGL2, which translates into the protein MTAFFPSVPNWIQDAKQEEEETGWKLVPRPRGEETESQGKCQCEISDTSFTNVDKLRTHTLSHTEQRPYNCPQLHCGKAFASKYKLYRHMATHSAQKPHQCMYCEKMFHRKDHLRNHLQTHDPNKEALHCPECGKNYNTKLGFRRHLAMHAAASGDLSCKVCLQTFESTQVLLEHLKAHSRRASGGAKEKKHPCDHCDRRFYTRKDVRRHLVVHTGRKDFLCQYCAQRFGRKDHLTRHMKKSHSQELLKIKTEPVDMLGLLSCSSSVAVKEELSPVLCMASRDMIGGKSFPGMLPVGMYSTHLQTMPSSGMPHSLVPNSLPMGMSYPLESSSPISSPPQPPPKYQLGSTSYLPEKLPKVEVDSFLSDFPGSLSLSSGEPQSSSPQPPPLDEALLSKSPANLSEALCAANMDFSHLLGFLPLNLPPCNPPVSSGGLVMGYSQGDTQPLLTTLQHQPQESPGAGASLNFGPLHSLPPVFTSSLSTTTLPRFHQAFQ